The nucleotide window AAATAATCATCCGGATTTTTTCTGAGAATCTCATTTGCTGATCCAATTGATTCATCTAATTTTCCAGTCATGGCAAGTAATTGTGTTCTGTTAAATAAGGCAATATAATTATTTGGATCTAATTTTAACAAACAATCAAATTTATTTAAGGATTCTTCGAATTTATTCTCCTTCATTAATTTAATTCCCTCTTTTAACAATCTATGTTTAGCCATTACCTTAGGGGTCATCATAAATGCATAAATTAAACCAACTAATAATAACAAATAAGTCCCAATACTTGTTAAACTATTAGTTTGGACCAAAATAGAATATATAATAGTAAATAAAGATAAAACAACAACGACAACGAGCATATATTGTTTTTCATTGAAGTTATTGAGTTTTTCAAAAATAAATGCAATTATCAATGGAAAGAGAACATAAAAAAACAAAACAAGTACCATTGATCCAAATTGGAAGCAGATCAAAACCAAAATTAAAAAAGGTATAATTAATAAATTTCTTGTAATTGTTAACTTCATTTAAAAACCCCTCAATTCATATAACTTAAAATAAATTGGAGAAAGTAATATAAATATTTAATTTAATGTTCTCAATCAAAAAAAATAACCCTCTAAGCCTCTCCCTTCAACTCTTTTAACTCCTTTTTCATCTCCAATAGCTGTCTTTGTAATTCCTGGAATTCATCTAATGAATATTTTCCTGATGCGGAGTCTTTGACTGTTAGGTGTTCTATAACCTTAGGTAAACCTTTTTAACTCTTCAGGGTCTGCTAGGAAGTATGCCTCACGAACCCTATCTTTTAACTTGTGTCCCATCATATGCTCCCTGATTTCCCAGGGCATTCCTGCATTTATTAGTTGGATGTTGAAGAACTTCCGCATCATGTGGCTAGTGGCCTTGTAGAACCCACCCTCATCTGCTACCCAACCAAGGAACCGGTTTAGTTCACGGTAGGAGTGCTGAATTGCCATAGTAATCATATGGTCGCCACCCGATTTATACCTTGAAAATAAGGCATCATCGGCTTTGATTTCTTCCCTCTCAAATTCCAAGTACCTTTCAATGGCCTCAACAGCCTCTTCACTAAAGAAAGTAGTGAATTTAACGTGTGAACAGTACAAAAGTATTACAATAGATCTAGCATAAAATAAAAAAACCTTGGATAGCTATATTTTTAATTTTTTACAGCTATTTAATATACGAATTCATTTTTAAATCTAAGAACATTATAACTCTTTGTTTTAACTATAAGGACGCCAGATCCGGTTTAAATAAAACGAAGATAAAATTATGAATCTTAATATCTTGATTCATTAGGAATTTTATCCTTAGAATTAATCTTTCCATTTAGTTTAGATTGTATTTGAGATATATTCCTAGCTAATTTATTACGTTCCTCATTTATTATGCCTTTTGCTTCTTCATTGGTCATGTCAACATTTCCCAACTTAGTAAATTCGAGATTTACCATTTCCATAAGACTTTCTATAACTTCCAGATGTTTTTCTTCATTATGTCGAATTTCATCAATTTGTTGATTTAAGTCTTCATATTGATTTATAACTTTTATTTCAATGTTATTAGTAGTCAATTGATTAACGACTTTTAAATAATCAGTTTTAATGGCTTCAGGGTCTGGTTTAAAGTAGGCATTTGTTAAACTATCTGTATTATGACCTAAAAGCCAACGAGTAGTTAAATGTGGTACTTTATTCTTTTCTAATGTTGTGGCGAAATATTTACGTAAATTGTGGCATCTGACTACGAAACGTTTGTTTACCCTTCTATAATCATAAGATTGGTTTATATAACTAAACGTTGCTCCTATAGCAGTTGGGGCTAGGGCTTTGTTGGGGTTTATGGATCTGAAAAGTTTGTCTTCCAGGTTAGGTTTATAATCAGGATCTTTCTTATATAACTCTTCTAGATAGATGGTTATACGGTCTAAAGATTCTGGTGAACTAAAGGTAAAGTAATTATTTCCTGTTTTAATTCTTTTAATATTCCAAAATAGGATCGTATCTGGATTTGCCTTTAGTCTTATTATTAGTTCCTTTAACGTTTCGGGATACTGTTCAAATGATATTGCATCGAAAAGGTGTTTAAAGGTTAAACTTGAAAGTTCAGATAAACCCATCCCAGATGATAAACCGGTTACAACAATAGCTTTATATACACTATTACAATGTTCCATAAACCGTTGAATTTCTTCCATAGTGGGTAATTCTGCTATTGTTTCATTATTCCTTGATTTATTTGATTTCCTTCTTTTAGATCTAGGAATTTCTATATCAAATTCCCTGTAAAATGCTTTAACTAACATTAACATGTGTTTCTCAGTACTTTGATTCAGACCAGATTCCCTAAGTTCGGTTTTAAAACTGGTCAAATACTTATTAATTTTACGTTTACGAAGCCTAATACCTTCCTCTTCTTCATCCTCTGCTTCTTCAATTAGTTCTGTTAATGATTTATTTGTAAAATCAGAATATTTACTTAAACCATTTATATAACTCTTTATACTACTCTCTCTTAATTCACGATTAGAACAAAACTCTTTGAATAAACTATCTTTTTCAATTAATGATTTAGTTGTTCCAGTCATTCTGTATACCTCACTAATTACGTCACGATCAAAATATAGTAACGTATCATAAGCGAAGTCAAAATACTCTAATCATAAAAAAAATGGAATCTGTGAATGGATAAGTAAAAATAATGAAAAGTAAAGGATTTTAAGGGTTTATATTGACTAATTTAAGATAAGTAATTGATTATTTATTCTAAATTATCATTGATTTAGATAATTCAAGTTATATGTTAAAAACTTACATAATTTCAGGATAAATCAGTTATCAGTCTTTAAGCTTTTTATGGGAGGTATTTTTAGTTATTGGTGTGTATTCAACGTCTTCCAGTACTTTTCCCATGACTACTGCATCTTCCCCATCTTCATAATACTTCATTAAATGGGCTTTTTCCACGAAACCTAATTTTTGATAGAATTTACGTGCGTCATGATTTCCTTTCCGTACTTCCAGACGGATGTTACTCACATGATACTTTTTGAAGATTTCCAGTGCTGTTTTTACCAGTTTTGATCCAACCTTCTTTCTATAATATTTTTGATCCACGGCAAGAGAAATAATATGACCTTCATCCTCAAATCTAATCCAAAATATAATATACCCCACCACAATATTATCTTCTTGGGCCACCAGGAAACCAGCCCCCAAATTATAAATATCCACTAAAACATTGGATGGGTATGGATCATCAAAGGAGGCTAATTCAATTTCCAGGACTCTCTTAAGGTCTGGACGTTTGAATTCTCTTATTATCATATATTTCTCCATTTACAAGTGATAAAAATGTGGAGCGACTTTACAGAATACATCATCAAACATTATTCCCAATCTTCCAGCATCGTGGAAGTGGCAGTGGGACACTTTCCGCAGGTTGCATGCGACCTGAAAAAACATCTTAAGGTGGATATCATCATGACTGATATTAAACCTTACCATGATCAGATCATCCTAGATGATATTAGACAACCTAACTTAAAAATATATAAGGATGCCGGACTTATTTATTCCATAAGACCCCCTGAAGAATTACACCCCTATCTGGAGAAACTTTCAGTAAAAACAGGGGCAGATTTAATAATAAAACCCC belongs to uncultured Methanobacterium sp. and includes:
- a CDS encoding tetratricopeptide repeat protein; this translates as MKLTITRNLLIIPFLILVLICFQFGSMVLVLFFYVLFPLIIAFIFEKLNNFNEKQYMLVVVVVLSLFTIIYSILVQTNSLTSIGTYLLLLVGLIYAFMMTPKVMAKHRLLKEGIKLMKENKFEESLNKFDCLLKLDPNNYIALFNRTQLLAMTGKLDESIGSANEILRKNPDDYLILSTKAHVLLKLGKTDESLKIIERIITESSDDNLLYVAIADKGEIFSQNGQYSEAITYYKDALDKSSTKKKSYLERRGVMVFKKIYLKDQIRKQIAEIWLSKGKAHKKLKQHDEALKSYEEALKLDPENQEVLNAKKELLEAMN
- a CDS encoding tyrosine-type recombinase/integrase — its product is MYCSHVKFTTFFSEEAVEAIERYLEFEREEIKADDALFSRYKSGGDHMITMAIQHSYRELNRFLGWVADEGGFYKATSHMMRKFFNIQLINAGMPWEIREHMMGHKLKDRVREAYFLADPEELKRFT
- a CDS encoding site-specific integrase, with amino-acid sequence MTGTTKSLIEKDSLFKEFCSNRELRESSIKSYINGLSKYSDFTNKSLTELIEEAEDEEEEGIRLRKRKINKYLTSFKTELRESGLNQSTEKHMLMLVKAFYREFDIEIPRSKRRKSNKSRNNETIAELPTMEEIQRFMEHCNSVYKAIVVTGLSSGMGLSELSSLTFKHLFDAISFEQYPETLKELIIRLKANPDTILFWNIKRIKTGNNYFTFSSPESLDRITIYLEELYKKDPDYKPNLEDKLFRSINPNKALAPTAIGATFSYINQSYDYRRVNKRFVVRCHNLRKYFATTLEKNKVPHLTTRWLLGHNTDSLTNAYFKPDPEAIKTDYLKVVNQLTTNNIEIKVINQYEDLNQQIDEIRHNEEKHLEVIESLMEMVNLEFTKLGNVDMTNEEAKGIINEERNKLARNISQIQSKLNGKINSKDKIPNESRY
- the rimI gene encoding ribosomal protein S18-alanine N-acetyltransferase, with the translated sequence MIIREFKRPDLKRVLEIELASFDDPYPSNVLVDIYNLGAGFLVAQEDNIVVGYIIFWIRFEDEGHIISLAVDQKYYRKKVGSKLVKTALEIFKKYHVSNIRLEVRKGNHDARKFYQKLGFVEKAHLMKYYEDGEDAVVMGKVLEDVEYTPITKNTSHKKLKD
- a CDS encoding UPF0146 family protein, giving the protein MWSDFTEYIIKHYSQSSSIVEVAVGHFPQVACDLKKHLKVDIIMTDIKPYHDQIILDDIRQPNLKIYKDAGLIYSIRPPEELHPYLEKLSVKTGADLIIKPLSTDSINIKGKMDLINYKKAVFYKKSFK